In Acidimicrobiales bacterium, the DNA window CGTGTGTGGACGGATAAAGGACGTCATCATCATCGGTGGCCGGAACGTCTACCCGGAGGACATCGAGCGGGCGGTCGGGACCATCCCCGGCGTTCGCCAGGGGAACGTGATCGCGTTCGGCGTCGAGGGGCGGAAGGGCCGGGAGGCCCTCGTGGTGGTGGCCGAGACGAGAGACGACGACGCCCAGGCCATCCGCCAGGCGGTGGCCACGCGAGTGCGCCACGCGGTGGGCCTCAGCCTCGAAGAGGTCGTCCTCGTCAACCCGGGCAGCCTCCCGAAGACGTCCTCGGGCAAGCTGCAGCGGTCGTTGTGCCGCAGCCGCTACCTGGCCGCCGAGCTCGGCGGGGCCTGAACGGCTCACGGCCTCCCGCCGGGCCTCAGGCCCGACCGGGCTGCTTGAACCCGGCCAGGATCCGACGCCACCGGTCGGGCTCGGCCCGGTACGGGGCGTAGAAGGTGATGCGGTCGACGACATCACCGACCCGCGCCGTGATCTGGGCCGGGACGTCCTCGGGCTCGCAGACCACGGCGAAGGTGTGGAGGACCTCGTCGTCGATCAGCTCCGCCATCTTGATCCACTCACCCTGCTTGGAGAGGGTGTTGAGCTCGGTCTGCAGGTCGCCCCAGCCGTGGAGCTCCAGCACGGGACGGTAGGCGGGGGTCGATCCGTAGAAGGCGATCTGGGCGCGGACGCCGCGCGCGGCGTCCGCCATCTCCGCCTCCGTGGTACCGGTCACCACGAAGGCCGGGTACGAGAGCTGGACGTCCTCCCGTGTGCGCCCAGAGGTCGCCAACCCCCGCTCGAGCGCCGGCATCGTCGCCTCTCTCAGGTACCGCTCGGTCGTGAACCCGTGCACGAGCAGGCCGTCGGCAACCTCTCCGGCGACCGTCGTCATCAGCTCGCCCACGGCGGCGAGGAACACCCGCGGCGGCCCGTACCGGTTGGGACCGGGGTTGAAGAACGGCGTCATCAGGGTGTGGGTGTAGAAGTCGCCTTTGAACTCGAGCTTGGTGCCGTCGTTCCAACTGCTCCAGATGGCGCGCATGGCAAGGATCAGCTCGCGCATGCGAGGCGCGGGGTGCGACCACGGCATGCTGAAGCGCTTCTCGATGTGCGGCCTGATCTGGGAGCCCAGACCCAGCATGAACCGCCCCTTGGAGTAGGCCTGGAGGTCGTTGGCCAGGCTGGCGAGGTTCATAGGGTTGCGGGCGAAGGCCACGGCGATGCCGGTGCCGAGCTCCAGGTGCTCGGTGTGCTCGGCCGCCAGCAGCAGGGGCAGGAACGGGTCGTGCCCCGTCTCGGCTGACCAGGCGCCGTCGTAGCCGGCCTGCTCTGTCTCCTTCGCCGACGATCCCGCAGTCTCGAGGTCGACGCCGACCCCACCATCGACACGCATGGGCTCGAAACCTAGCGGGTCGAACGACCGGCCACCATGTCGCAGCCGCGACGCCGTCCGGGGCGGGGCCCCGTCCCCGCCCTCCTCTACCGCTCGCCCCGCAGATAGCGCTCGAGCTCAGCGGCGATCTCGTCGCCGGACGGAAGGGGACCAAGGTTCAGAGGCGTGCCCTCGGCGGCGTCGATGTTGTCCTCGAGCTGGCTGACCATGGCCTTGTGCTCACCGCTCTGGGCGATCAGCTCGTCGACACGGCTACGGGTGACATCAGCCGCGCCGTGGAGCCCCGTCGAGTCCAGGGTGAGGCCAGCCACGCTGGCCAACCCGTCGATCAGGGCGGCGCTGGCGGCGGGATAAGGCATGGCGGACACGTAGTGCGGCACTCGCGCCCACAGGCCGACGGCGGGGATCTCGGTGTCGGCGAACGCCTCCTCCATCGCCGCTTCGATCCCCGCTGGAACCTCCATGGTGCCGGGCACGACCCCGACCTGGGAAGCCAGCTCCGAGTTCGTGGCGGTGGCCGCCAGGCGGATGGGCCGGGTGTGGGGTGCGGCGGCCGGAAACGCCCCCAACCCCACGACGAGGCGGACCCCGAGCTCCTCGGCCAGCTCCACCACACCGGCGACGAAGGGCCGCCAGTGCAGATCGGGCTCGGGCCCCACCAGGAACACCATGTCGTTACCGTTCCGGTCCTCGCCTACGAGGAGCCGGATCTCGGGCCACTTGAGGCCGGCGTTCACGCCGTCGACGATCTGGAGGACTGGTCGGCGGGCGCGCTGGTCGATGAGGTCGTCGCCGTCAAACGTGGCCAGCACCTCGGTGGGAATGGACCCGAGCAGGGCGGCCGTGGCGGAGGCGGCACCGAGCCCGGCGTCGACCCAGCCCTCGAGGCTGACCACGAGCACGGGCCGATCGGGCTGCCGGGAAGATCGTCGCTCATACAGAGCCATAGGCGACCCAGAAGCTTAATTGGGGTTCTACAACCGCTCGGCTGCCGCCTTGGCCGCCTCGGCGAGCTGCAGCACCTGATCGGAAAAGGCGTCGATCCCGCTGCGGTCGCCGCCCATGGCTCCGCCGGCGTAGCGGGCGTGGACGCCCTCGACGATGCAGGCCAGCTTCCAGTAGCCGAAGGCCACGTAGAAGTCGAGCTCGGAGAGGTCTCGCCCGGATCGCTCGCCGTAGCGGGCCCGCATCTCGGCCCGGCTCGGGAAGCCGGGAATGGCCGTCGGTGCAACGCCGAGGGCGGGGTCGGTGTCGCCGGGCTCGGCCCAATAGACCATGAGCAGGCCGACGTCGGCCAGAGGGTCGCCGAGCGTGCAGATCTCCCAGTCGAGCACGGCGCGGCAGCTGCCGTCGTCGCCGAGCATGGTGTTGTCGAGGCGATAGTCGCCGTGGACGATGGCGACCCCCACCTGGTTCGGCACCCGCGCCGCGAGCAGGTCGTGCAGCTCGTCCACCAGGGGCACGGGGCGCCCGGTCCCTTCCTGGGACTGGCGGAACTGGCCGTACCAACGCTTGAGCTGCCGCTCGATGTACCCGTCCCGGCGGGCGAGATCGCCCAGGCCCACCGCATCGACGTCGACGGCGTGAAGGTCGGCGAGCACGTCGACGAGTGACTCGCCGGCGCGGCGGCGACCCGCCTCGTCGAGGACCTTCCCGGCGGTCTCCCCATCCCGGAGGATGTGCCCTGGAACGAAGCCCATCACGTAGAACGGCGCGCCGGTGACGGTCTCGTCTCCGCAGTAGCCGAAGATCGGTGGCACCGGCACTGCAGTCGGCCCCAGGGCGGACACGATGCGATGCTCCCGCCCCATGTCGTGAGCCGTCGGTAGCACGTGGCTGGTCGGCGGCCGCCGGAGCACGAAGTCGTTCCCGGACGAGTCGGTGACCCGGTAGGTCAGGTTCGAACGCCCACCGGCGATCAGCTCGAACGCGAGCGGCGGCGTCGCGCCGGCGATGCTGGCCTCGAACCAGGCAGACACCCTGGCCTCGTCGATCCCCTCCATCGGCGCCAGACGCTACTCCGCCGCGAGCGGGACGGCCGGCGGCGGATGGGGGTCCCCGCCGCCCTGTGTGCGCCAGAACAGGGGAGGGCGGGGATGGGGCCCCGCCCGGGGCGGCGAAGCCGCCAACGGCAGGGCAGGTCCTGACGACGTCCCCAGGTAGTCTCGCAGGCGATGATCGACGTGACCGACGCCAGCTTCGAACAGGACGTGTTGGAACGCTCCGACCAGGTTCCCGTGGTGGTGGATCTGTGGGCGGAGTGGTGTGGTCCGTGCCGGACCCTCGGTCCGATCCTCGAGCGCGTGGTGGGGGACACCGACGGGGCCGTCGAGCTGACCAAGGTCAACGTGGACGAGAACCCGCGGGTCGCCGCCACGTTCCGGGTCCAGTCGATACCCGCGGTGTTCGCCCTGCGGGACCACCAGGTGGTGGACAGCTTCATCGGCGCCCAGCCCGAGGGCGCGGTGCGGGAGTTCGTGAGCCGGCTGGCGCCGTCGGCGAGCGATGCCGACCTTCTCGTCCAGGCCGGAGACGAGGCGTCATTGCGACAGGCGCTGGAGCTCGAGCCCGATCATCCGGGGGCGGTCGTTGCTTTGGCGGAGCTGCTGGTCGCCCAGAGCCAGGCCGACGACGCACTGGAACTGCTCGGACGCATTCCCGAGACGGCCGAGGTGCGCAGGGTCGCAGCCATGGCCCGACTCGGGAACGGGGCGCTGAAGGGCGACAGCGACCTCGAGGGCCGGCTGGACGGGCTGCTCGAGCGGGTGAAGCAGGACGACCAGGCCCGGACGGAGTTCCTGGACCTCCTCGAGGCCATGGGGCCCGGCGATCCCCGCACCACGGAGTACCGCAAGGCCCTCACGGCCCGGCTCTTCTGAGGGGCCCGACGGCCGGGCAGCCACAGCGTCCCGCTAGCTTGCCCGCCGTGCGCCTGCGTCTGGGGGAGCGAAGCTACGACCTGGGTACGAGATGCCTGGTGATGGGCGTCCTGAACCGGACCACCGACTCCTTCTTCGACCGCGGCGCCTACTTCACCAAAGACCGTTTCCTGCGCCGGGCCGACCAGCTCGTCGAGGAGGGGGCCGACATCCTCGATATCGGAGGCGTGAAAGCCGGCCCCGGACCCGAGGTCGGTGTCGAGGAGGAGCTCGAGCGCGTCGTGCCGGCGGTGGCAGCCCTCCGTGAGCGCTTCGACGTCCCGCTGTCGGTCGACACGTGGCGGGCCATCGTCGCCGAGGCGGCCTTCGCCGCCGGCGCCGTCGTCGGGAACGACATCAGCGGCTTCGCCGACCCGGCCTACCTGGATGTGGCGGCGGCCGCCGACGCGAGCGTCGTGGCCACCCACATCCGCCTGGCCCCACGGGTGCCCGATCCCGAGCCGGCTTACGCCGATGTCGTCGGTGAGGTGTGTCAGTTCCTCTCCGAGCGGGCCCACTGGGCGGAGGCGAAAGGGATCGGACCGGAGCGCGTGGTCGTGGACGCCGGCCTGGATCTGGGCAAGACCTGGGAGCAGTCGCTCGTCCTGCTTCGGGCTTCCGACCGGTTGGCCGCGCTCGGGCACCCGCTGTTGCTGTCGGCGTCGCACAAGCCCTTCCTCGGGCGCTTGTGTGACCTGGCCGTCGAGGATCGGGGCTGGGCTTCGTTGGCGGCCGCCGCCCTCGGGGTGACCCTCGGCGCCCGGATCGTGCGGGCCCACGACGTGCGGGGCACCCGCCGAGTCTGCGCCGCCATCGCCGCGGTGCTGGAGGCGGCGTGACCTCGGGCCGCGGCGAGCAGGGGAGCGGGCCCGCCGCGACTCGCGCCCCCGCCTATGTCATAGCTGGGGAGGACCCGTCGCTGATCGGAGAAGCCGCGCGCGAGCTGCTGCGGGACCTGGTCGGCGAGGAGGATCCCGGCCTTGTGGTGGAGGAGCACGGCACCGAGGACGATCCGGACATCGGGTCGATCCTGGACGCCTGCGCCACGCCCCCGTTCCTGGCCAGCCACCGGGTGGTCGTCGTGCGCGATGCCGGTCGGCTGCGGGCCGACCAGGTGGGGTCGCTCCTCTCCTATCTCGACGACGCCCAGCCCACGGCCTCGCTCGTGCTCGTCGCGGGCGGCGGGGCCATCCCGAGCCGTCTGGTCAACGCCGTGCGCCAACGCGGTCAGGTGATCGACGCATCTGCTCCGACCGGGCGCGGCCGGTCCCCGTGGCTGGCGTCGCGCGTGCGCGACAGCGCGGTGCGACTGGACGGACCGGCGACCGCCCTCCTCGGCGAGCACCTCGGGGAGGACCTCGGCCGCCTCTCCGGTGTGCTCGACGCCCTCGCCGCTGCCTACGGGGAGGGAGCCAGCCTCGGACCCGAGGAGGTGGCGCCCTTTCTCGGCGAGGCCGGCGCGGTGGCGCCCTGGGAGCTGACCGACAGCATCGACCGAGGTGACACCGAGGGTGCCCTGGCGGCCCTCCACCGCATGAGCGGAGCCGGCCAGCGTCATCCGCTGGTGCTGATGGCGAGCCTTCATCGGCACTACGCCAACATGCTTCGCCTCGACGGGTCGACCATCACCACCGAGGCGGAGGCCGCTGCCCTGCTGGGGACCCGGACCACCTTCGTGGCCGGGAAGGCGCTCAGGGAAGCCCGGCGTCTCGGTCGCGACGGTGTCGGCCGGGCCATCACCCTGCTCGCCGCCGCCGACCAGGACCTGCGAGGCGCCAGCGCCTGCCCGGCGGATCTGGTGATGGAGATCCTGGTTGCCAGGCTCAGCCGGCTCGGCCCACGCCAGGCCCGCGGTCGGTCTCGGGGCCGGCGCTGAGGCGATCGCGCCGGGCGCTGCCCTCAGCCCTGAGCGGCCTCGTCGCGAATCTCGGCCACGCGCCGGGCCAGACGGGACTTGCGATTGGCCGCCTGGTTGGGGTGGATGATCCCCTTGGCCGCAGCCTTGTCCAGACGCTTGACGGCCTGCCGCAGAGCCTCGCCGCTGTCGTCGGCGCCGGTCTCGACGGCCCTGAGCGCCGTCTTGACCCTCGTCTTCGCCTCGGAACGGACCCCCTTGTTGCGCAGGCGGCGTCGCTCGTTCTGACGATTACGCTTGATCTGGCTCTTGATGTTGGCCATCGGTCTCGGCTCCAGTGGTCCAGCCTCCCGGGCTTGGCCCGGTGCGACTGGTCGGTCGATCGGGCCGAGGTTACCAGCAGCGAGGAATGCAACCGGGCGCCCGGGTCCGGGCGCGGTGGTCCGGACATTCCGCCCCACCCGCGCAGGCAGAGGAGAATGGACCGCCGGCGCCTGATCCCGGAGCCCCGTCGACCGTGACTCAGCACGAACCTTTCCGCAACTTCGCGATCATCAGCCACGTCGATCACGGCAAGTCCACGCTCTCTGACCGGATCCTCGAGCTGACCGGGGCCGTCGATCCGAGGTACATGCGCGAGCAGTACCTCGACTCGATGGATATCGAGCGGGAGCGGGGCATCACCATCAAGGCCCAGAACGTGCGCGTCGAGTGGCGGGGCCACGTCCTCCACCTCATCGACACCCCGGGTCACGTGGACTTCGGCTACGAGGTCAGCCGGAGCCTGGAGGCCTGCGAGGGGGTGGTGCTGCTGGTGGACGCGTCCCAGGGGATCGAGGCCCAGACCCTGGCCAACTGTTACCTGGCCCTGGAGCACGACCTGGAGATCGTCGCCGTGCTCAACAAGATCGATCTGCCGGCGGCCGAGCCGGATCGGTACGCGTCGGAGATCGAGCAGGTCCTGGGACTGCCGAGCGAGAGCATCCTGCGCATGTCGGCCAAGACGGGCGAGGGGGTGGAGGCACTGCTCGATGCCGTCGTCGATCGCATCCCGCCGCCGACCGGCGATCCCGACGCCGAGCTCCAGGCGCTGATCTTCGACTCCTACTACGACCAGTACCGCGGCGTCGTGAGCTCGATACGGGTGGTCAACGGCACCCTGGCGGCCGGAGCTCGCCTGCGCTTCATGCAGGCCGGCGTCACCCACGACGTGGAGGAGATCGGCGTGCGCACGCCGGCGCCGGTGTCGGTGGCCACACTCGGGCCTGGCGAGGTGGGCTACCTCATCGCTGGCATCAAGGACGTGGCCGAAGCCCGCTCGGGTGAGACGGTGACCGAGGTGCGGCGGCCAGCACCGGAGCCCCTGGCCGGCTACCGCGATCCAAAGCCGATGGTGTTCTGCGGGCTCTACCCCGTCGACGGCGACCGGTTCTCCGACCTGCGGGAGGCCCTGGAGCGGCTACGCCTCAACGACGCCAGCTTCACGTACGAGCCGGAGACGTCGGGCGCTCTTGGCTTCGGCTTCCGTTGCGGGTTCCTCGGGCTCCTGCACATGGAGATCGTGCGGGAGCGCCTCGAGCGGGAGTTCGGTCTCGACCTCATCGCCACGGCGCCGTCGGTCGAGTACAGGGCCCATCTCGCCAACGGAACGGTGGTCGACGTCGACAACCCGAGCACCATGCCCGTCCCCACGGCCATCGAGCGGGTGGAGGAGCCGCTTCTCGCCGTGACCATCATCACCCCGAGCGAGTACACGGGCACGGTCATGGACCTGTGCCAGTCCCGGCGGGGCGACATGGTCAAGATGGACTACCTCTCGCCCCAACGCCTCGAGCTCGTCTACCGCATTCCGCTCGCCGAGGTGGTGGTGGACTTCTTCGACCAGCTGAAGAGCCGGACGCGGGGGTACGCCAGCCTGGACTACGAGCCGGCCGGCTACGACGCCTCCAATCTCGTGAAGGTCGACCTTCTCCTCAACGGGGTGCCGGTCGATGCCTTCAGCACGGTGATGCACCGGTCCAAGGCCGACGACTACGGGCGCCGGATGACGGCCAAGCTGCGCGAGCTCATCCCTCGTCAGCTCTTCGACGTGCCGATCCAGGCGGCCATCGGCGGCCGCATCGTGGCGCGCGAAACGGTGAAGGCCAAGCGAAAGGATGTCATCGCCAAGTGCTACGGGGGCGACGTGACCCGCAAGCGCAAGCTGCTCGAGCAGCAGAAGGAAGGCAAGAAGCGGATGAAGAACATCGGGCGCGTCGAGGTGCCGCAAGAGGCGTTCATCTCGGCCCTGCGCCTGAGCGACTAGCGAACCCGGCCCCGGGAGGCGGGAAGGACACCCGGCTCCCGCGGAGGCGAAGCGACCCCCCGTCAGTACCATGGCTGGCGCCATCCGGCGAAGCTGATCGCGCACCCCCCGACCGGCTGCGTCGCCGACAGAAAGCCCCCGAAATGGGTCATCGCATCGGCACTCCCAGCACGGCGAGCAAGGGTTCGTCAGCGCAGACCCACGTTCCCGTCGTGAGCTTGGTGCGGGCCGGATTGGTCGGCGCCGGGCTGGCGGAGATCGGCCTGACGGCCCTCCGGTGGTCCAGGCATCGTCAGACCGCCGGTCGGGGCGGCGAGCTGTGGGAGCTGGCCCAGCCCGAGCTCGACCTCACGATGGTGGTGCCGTACTTCAACCCCGGCTCGCGGCTGAAGGTCACGGTGGAGAGCCTGGTCGAGGTGCTGGTGGAGTCGGGGTTGAGCTTCGAGATCATCACCGTGTCGGACGGCTCCACCGACGGGAGCGCCGACTCGCTGGCGGACATGGCCGGCGACGTCGTCCGGCGCGTCGTCCTCGCCCGGAACTGGGGCAAGGGCCAGGCCCTTCGGGCCGGGATGGCCCTCGGCCGCGGTCGCTACCTCGGCTTCATCGACGCCGACGGCGATCTCCCCGCCGAGCTGCTGCGTCCATTCGTGACGCTGATGCGGCGCCACGAGCCCGACATCCTGCTCGGCAGCAAGCGCCATCCGCAGTCGGCCGTGCACTACCCGCCCCTCCGTCGGGCCTACTCGTGGGGCTACCAGCAGCTCATCCGGCTCCTCT includes these proteins:
- a CDS encoding LLM class F420-dependent oxidoreductase; this translates as MRVDGGVGVDLETAGSSAKETEQAGYDGAWSAETGHDPFLPLLLAAEHTEHLELGTGIAVAFARNPMNLASLANDLQAYSKGRFMLGLGSQIRPHIEKRFSMPWSHPAPRMRELILAMRAIWSSWNDGTKLEFKGDFYTHTLMTPFFNPGPNRYGPPRVFLAAVGELMTTVAGEVADGLLVHGFTTERYLREATMPALERGLATSGRTREDVQLSYPAFVVTGTTEAEMADAARGVRAQIAFYGSTPAYRPVLELHGWGDLQTELNTLSKQGEWIKMAELIDDEVLHTFAVVCEPEDVPAQITARVGDVVDRITFYAPYRAEPDRWRRILAGFKQPGRA
- a CDS encoding PAC2 family protein gives rise to the protein MLVVSLEGWVDAGLGAASATAALLGSIPTEVLATFDGDDLIDQRARRPVLQIVDGVNAGLKWPEIRLLVGEDRNGNDMVFLVGPEPDLHWRPFVAGVVELAEELGVRLVVGLGAFPAAAPHTRPIRLAATATNSELASQVGVVPGTMEVPAGIEAAMEEAFADTEIPAVGLWARVPHYVSAMPYPAASAALIDGLASVAGLTLDSTGLHGAADVTRSRVDELIAQSGEHKAMVSQLEDNIDAAEGTPLNLGPLPSGDEIAAELERYLRGER
- a CDS encoding phosphotransferase family protein, giving the protein MEGIDEARVSAWFEASIAGATPPLAFELIAGGRSNLTYRVTDSSGNDFVLRRPPTSHVLPTAHDMGREHRIVSALGPTAVPVPPIFGYCGDETVTGAPFYVMGFVPGHILRDGETAGKVLDEAGRRRAGESLVDVLADLHAVDVDAVGLGDLARRDGYIERQLKRWYGQFRQSQEGTGRPVPLVDELHDLLAARVPNQVGVAIVHGDYRLDNTMLGDDGSCRAVLDWEICTLGDPLADVGLLMVYWAEPGDTDPALGVAPTAIPGFPSRAEMRARYGERSGRDLSELDFYVAFGYWKLACIVEGVHARYAGGAMGGDRSGIDAFSDQVLQLAEAAKAAAERL
- a CDS encoding tetratricopeptide repeat protein, producing MIDVTDASFEQDVLERSDQVPVVVDLWAEWCGPCRTLGPILERVVGDTDGAVELTKVNVDENPRVAATFRVQSIPAVFALRDHQVVDSFIGAQPEGAVREFVSRLAPSASDADLLVQAGDEASLRQALELEPDHPGAVVALAELLVAQSQADDALELLGRIPETAEVRRVAAMARLGNGALKGDSDLEGRLDGLLERVKQDDQARTEFLDLLEAMGPGDPRTTEYRKALTARLF
- the folP gene encoding dihydropteroate synthase, translated to MRLRLGERSYDLGTRCLVMGVLNRTTDSFFDRGAYFTKDRFLRRADQLVEEGADILDIGGVKAGPGPEVGVEEELERVVPAVAALRERFDVPLSVDTWRAIVAEAAFAAGAVVGNDISGFADPAYLDVAAAADASVVATHIRLAPRVPDPEPAYADVVGEVCQFLSERAHWAEAKGIGPERVVVDAGLDLGKTWEQSLVLLRASDRLAALGHPLLLSASHKPFLGRLCDLAVEDRGWASLAAAALGVTLGARIVRAHDVRGTRRVCAAIAAVLEAA
- the holA gene encoding DNA polymerase III subunit delta, which translates into the protein MTSGRGEQGSGPAATRAPAYVIAGEDPSLIGEAARELLRDLVGEEDPGLVVEEHGTEDDPDIGSILDACATPPFLASHRVVVVRDAGRLRADQVGSLLSYLDDAQPTASLVLVAGGGAIPSRLVNAVRQRGQVIDASAPTGRGRSPWLASRVRDSAVRLDGPATALLGEHLGEDLGRLSGVLDALAAAYGEGASLGPEEVAPFLGEAGAVAPWELTDSIDRGDTEGALAALHRMSGAGQRHPLVLMASLHRHYANMLRLDGSTITTEAEAAALLGTRTTFVAGKALREARRLGRDGVGRAITLLAAADQDLRGASACPADLVMEILVARLSRLGPRQARGRSRGRR
- the rpsT gene encoding 30S ribosomal protein S20 — encoded protein: MANIKSQIKRNRQNERRRLRNKGVRSEAKTRVKTALRAVETGADDSGEALRQAVKRLDKAAAKGIIHPNQAANRKSRLARRVAEIRDEAAQG
- the lepA gene encoding translation elongation factor 4, with product MTQHEPFRNFAIISHVDHGKSTLSDRILELTGAVDPRYMREQYLDSMDIERERGITIKAQNVRVEWRGHVLHLIDTPGHVDFGYEVSRSLEACEGVVLLVDASQGIEAQTLANCYLALEHDLEIVAVLNKIDLPAAEPDRYASEIEQVLGLPSESILRMSAKTGEGVEALLDAVVDRIPPPTGDPDAELQALIFDSYYDQYRGVVSSIRVVNGTLAAGARLRFMQAGVTHDVEEIGVRTPAPVSVATLGPGEVGYLIAGIKDVAEARSGETVTEVRRPAPEPLAGYRDPKPMVFCGLYPVDGDRFSDLREALERLRLNDASFTYEPETSGALGFGFRCGFLGLLHMEIVRERLEREFGLDLIATAPSVEYRAHLANGTVVDVDNPSTMPVPTAIERVEEPLLAVTIITPSEYTGTVMDLCQSRRGDMVKMDYLSPQRLELVYRIPLAEVVVDFFDQLKSRTRGYASLDYEPAGYDASNLVKVDLLLNGVPVDAFSTVMHRSKADDYGRRMTAKLRELIPRQLFDVPIQAAIGGRIVARETVKAKRKDVIAKCYGGDVTRKRKLLEQQKEGKKRMKNIGRVEVPQEAFISALRLSD
- a CDS encoding glycosyltransferase translates to MSLVRAGLVGAGLAEIGLTALRWSRHRQTAGRGGELWELAQPELDLTMVVPYFNPGSRLKVTVESLVEVLVESGLSFEIITVSDGSTDGSADSLADMAGDVVRRVVLARNWGKGQALRAGMALGRGRYLGFIDADGDLPAELLRPFVTLMRRHEPDILLGSKRHPQSAVHYPPLRRAYSWGYQQLIRLLFHLRIRDTQTGIKLVRRDVLAAVLPHMVEKRFAFDLELFVVARRLGYRRFIEAPVRINERFTSTISPRAVLLLLLDTLAIFYRLRVLRFYGGTIPAPERTVPSVGTVGELPGNAPPGPDGVAPDGDPRRQGQVGDGPAMAAQHRYRPGTRYT